In Arachis stenosperma cultivar V10309 chromosome 1, arast.V10309.gnm1.PFL2, whole genome shotgun sequence, one DNA window encodes the following:
- the LOC130947154 gene encoding CASP-like protein ARALYDRAFT_485429 has protein sequence MFGKFGMEEVPGAFGTSASFALRLGQTVFSSASLLFMCLDVDFYAYTVFCYLVTVMGLVIPWSITLLVVDAYSVFIKCLPHQRRLIFMILLGDMVLSYLSLAAACSTAGVTDLLLDADGSYCPPKLCSRYQLSAAMAFLSWFLSSASCLFNFWIFPSL, from the exons ATGTTTGGAAAATTTGGAATGGAGGAAGTTCCAGGAGCGTTTGGCACAAGCGCCAGCTTCGCTCTCCGTTTGGGGCAAACCGTCTTTTCCTCTGCTTCCCTTCTCTTCATGTGCTTGGACGTTGATTTCTATGCCTACACTGTTTTCTG CTATTTGGTGACAGTCATGGGGTTGGTAATTCCGTGGAGCATAACATTGCTGGTCGTAGACGCATACTCTGTGTTTATAAAATGTTTACCTCATCAAAGAAGACTCATATTCATGATCCTTTTGGGTGACATG GTTTTGTCATATCTCTCGCTAGCGGCAGCGTGTTCGACGGCCGGCGTCACAGATCTCCTGCTGGATGCGGACGGATCCTATTGTCCGCCAAAGTTGTGCAGCAGATATCAGTTGTCTGCTGCTATGGCCTTCTTGTCCTGGTTTCTTTCTTCAGCTTCTTGTCTGTTCAACTTTTGGATTTTTCCGTCTTTGTAG
- the LOC130973645 gene encoding putative pentatricopeptide repeat-containing protein At5g43820 — protein sequence MAFRFLPLLVQCAKLRHPFPSKLGSISTSLHHLPDSFFSEELFPDRQKTISNIDEHLVLEQISDLLPVAKCASQNTILKDHESKSVREPVDGFLSPEEKLRGVFLQKLNGKAATEQALSNVGVDVNIDVLGRVVNSGNLGGEAMVTFFNWAIKQPMLPKDIGSYRVIVKALGRRKFFKFMMEVLDDMKVNGLEADLLLLSIVIDSFIRAGHVSKAIQVFSNLDDLGLRRNADALNVLLSCLCQRSHMSAASSVFNSMKGKVSFDVTTYNVVAGGWSKLGSVNEIERIMKEMEVDGFHPDCRTFSFLIEGLGRAGRTDEAVEVFNKMQEKNCPPNTETYNAMIFNFVSVRDFDESMKYYKALLSNNCEPSLDTYTRIIIGFLRARKVADALQMFDEMLRQGVVPSTGMVTSFIKHLCKYGPPYAALVIYKKARKLGCMISMNAYKILLMRLMKFAKCGMLLNIWQEMQECGYNSDIEVYECIITGLCNVGQLENAVLVMEESLQKGFCPSRLVYSKLSNRLLASNKTEIAYKLFLKIKHARSLKSARSFWRSNGWHF from the coding sequence ATGGCATTTCGATTTCTACCGCTTCTAGTGCAGTGTGCCAAATTGAGGCACCCTTTTCCCTCCAAGCTTGGTTCCATTTCCACATCCCTCCACCATCTTCCAGATTCTTTCTTCTCGGAAGAACTGTTCCCTGATCGACAAAAAACCATTTCCAATATCGACGAACACCTCGTTCTTGAGCAAATATCGGATCTCTTACCCGTAGCCAAATGTGCATCACAGAACACTATCTTGAAAGACCACGAATCCAAATCCGTAAGGGAACCCGTTGATGGGTTTTTGTCACCGGAGGAGAAATTGCGTGGTGTTTTTCTTCAGAAGCTGAATGGTAAGGCTGCAACTGAACAAGCTTTATCCAATGTTGGTGTTGATGTGAATATTGATGTTCTCGGTAGGGTGGTGAACTCTGGGAACTTGGGTGGTGAAGCCATGGTTACATTTTTTAACTGGGCAATTAAACAGCCAATGTTACCTAAGGACATTGGTAGTTACCGTGTGATTGTTAAGGCACTAGGAAGAAGGAAGTTTTTCAAGTTCATGATGGAGGTATTAGATGACATGAAGGTTAATGGCTTAGAAGCTGATTTGTTACTGTTATCTATTGTTATTGATAGTTTCATCAGGGCTGGTCATGTGTCTAAAGCAATTCAAGTGTTTAGTAACTTGGATGATCTCGGGTTGAGACGCAATGCAGATGCCTTGAATGTACTCTTGTCGTGCCTTTGCCAACGGTCTCATATGAGTGCTGCAAGTTCTGTGTTTAATTCAATGAAAGGGAAAGTATCTTTTGATGTTACTACGTACAATGTTGTTGCTGGTGGTTGGTCTAAGTTGGGTAGTGTGAATGAGATTGAGAGGATTATGAAGGAAATGGAAGTAGATGGATTTCATCCTGATTGTAGGACTTTCAGTTTCCTTATTGAGGGTTTAGGCAGAGCTGGCCGAACTGATGAGGCTGTTGAGGTTTTCAATAAAATGCAGGAGAAAAATTGTCCACCTAATACTGAGACTTATAATGCaatgatttttaattttgtgtCGGTTagagattttgatgagtctatGAAATATTATAAAGCATTGTTGAGTAATAATTGTGAGCCTAGTCTTGATACTTACACAAGAATTATTATTGGCTTTTTGAGAGCTCGGAAGGTTGCTGATGCACTCCagatgtttgatgaaatgctaaGGCAAGGAGTTGTTCCTTCTACTGGAATGGTAACCTCCTTCATCAAGCATTTATGCAAGTATGGTCCGCCATATGCTGCATTAGTTATTTACAAGAAGGCGAGAAAATTAGGATGTATGATATCAATGAATGCTTATAAGATATTGCTTATGCGCCTAATGAAGTTTGCGAAATGTGGAATGTTACTAAATATCTGGCAGGAGATGCAAGAATGTGGGTATAATTCCGATATTGAAGTTTATGAGTGCATCATCACTGGACTTTGCAACGTAGGGCAGCTTGAAAATGCGGTTCTTGTTATGGAGGAGTCTTTGCAGAAAGGGTTCTGTCCAAGTAGGCTTGTATATAGTAAATTAAGTAACAGGTTGCTTGCTTCAAATAAAACAGAGATTGCATACAAGCTGTTTCTGAAGATAAAGCATGCTCGGTCCCTTAAAAGTGCAAGGAGCTTTTGGCGTTCTAATGGTTGGCACTTCTGA